CCGGCGTCGGCGAGGATCACGTCGCCGGCTTCGTCGACGACGCCGCAGGCGTCTTTACCGAGCGAGACGATCCGGTCGGCGAACCCGTCGGGCAGCGCCGCGTCGGGGTCGAGCGCGAAGCGGGCCACCTTCACCGCGTGGTCGGCGACGCGCTCGAACTGGCGGCAGGCGTAGTAGTACTCGAACAGCTCGTCGCGCTGGTGGTCGAGCTTCTCGACCTCGTGGAGGTCGGTGAGCGCCCGCCGGAAGTGCCGTGTCACCATCGCGAACAGCTTGTCGGCCTCCGCGTCGCGGTCGACCACGCGCTCGGCCAGCGCCGCGTCGCCATCGACGACGGCCGTCACCGCGTCGCGGTGCATCGCCAGCGTCACCAGCCGGAGCCGGAGCGCGCTCTTGCGCACGTCCACGTTCTCGGCGTCGATGAGGTTCGTCAGCCGGATCCGCGTCTCCGAGACCTCCAGGAGCTCGAACCCCGAGAGCTCGCCGACTGTGTCCTCGACCAGCGCGCGGCGGTCGCCGCCGTGACCGCTCGCGTCGACGAGCGTCACCTCGTCGAACCCCACCGCGTGCAACGCCTGGATCCGCTGTTCGACCGCGCTGTCGCTGCTGGTCGACACGTCGACCGTCGCCGACCGCGTCTCGTCGGCGCGCTCGGCCGCCGCCTCGACGAGCAGCGACCCGTCGGCGTTCGGGTACAGCGACAGCACCGACCCCGCCTCGATCCCGTGTTCGTTCGCCCAGGCCTTCGGCAGCGACACCGTGTACGTCGTCCCCCCGGACAGCTGGACCTTTCTCGTCTCCATACGCGATTGTATCCCCACCGGCCCCAACTTAACGTTTATATTAACTGAACGTTCCGCTCCAGGGCCATATATATCCGTACGAGATCGACGACGGGAGGATAGAGACGAGCGCCGTCGATTCGCGAACGGACGTTATATAGCCGTCCGGACACTCCGTGGAGCACCCCTTTGTCCCGACCGGTCACACGGCGGAGTATGGCTCGCAGAACCTGGCACCGCTCGCGCGACGCGACCCGCCAGGGCCGTGACGCGACGCTCGCCCACGTCGTCGAGGCGATCGACCGGACCGCCCCGGAGACGAAGGCCGACCTCGCCGAGACGGTCGGCATCTCCGAGCAGTACCTCTCGGAGTTGCTCCAGGAGCTCAAGCGCGACGACGTGGTGACCAAGGCCTACGTCGTCGACGACGAGGCCGTCTACGAGACCGCCGAGAGCGTCTCCCGGCTCCTCGAACCTGTCGGCGCGCCCCGACCCGAGACGGACGAAGCCGGGGCGAACGGCCACAGCCCGGCCGGCGAACGCCGCGGCCCCGCCGTCCTCGACCTGCTCGAACGCCTCGACGAGGTGACCGCCACCCAGTTCGAGGCCGCCCGGCTGGCCGTCGTCGGCGACGAGCCCGACCAGCCCGCGGGCGCGCTCGAATCGTTGACCAACGAGCGGTACTTCGCCGTTCTCGAAGAGCTCAAATCCTACACGCTGACGAACGACTGGCCCGGCAACCGCGTCGCCTCCGACCTGGCGACCGTCGCGACGAATCTCGAGATCGTCGGCGACCGCGCCTGCTTCATCGCCGACGTGACCGACCGCCAGGCCGTCGCGACGACCGGCGTCGTCGAGGAGCGCGTCCTCGACGTGTTCGCCGCCGGCACCCGCATCAACGAGCACTTCCGCGACGTGCTCTTCGAGGCGGAACTGGCCGCCTACGACCGGCTCCACGCCGAGGAGGAGACCGTCCACCGCGACCTGGACGAGCTGTTCGAGCTCGTCACCGCCTACGACCCCGAACTGTACGGCTCGCTGGTCACCGTCACGCGGGCGCTCGAACGCGCCATCTACTACTGGGTCGACGCCGCCGAGATCGCCGTCCGCCTCCACGCCGGCGTCGAAGCCGACCACGCGATGATCTAGGAACCGTCTTTTTCTCCGACGGGTGTCCTCGGTCGCCTCCGGCGACCTGCGGGCACCCGTCGAACAAAAACATGGGTGAAAAAGCGCGGACTCGGCCTTCGGCCTCGCCCGCGTGAACCGCGCGCCTGCGGCGCGCGGATGCTCAGTACAGATGGTAGGCTTACCGCGACAGCGTCCGCCGAGCGAACGGAGTGGGCGAGGCGGTTGACCGGACGCGAGGGAGCGAAGCGACCGAGCCGTCCGGCCTTTTCCCCAAGTTTTTTCGACGGAGGATTCCCGCAGCGGCCCGCAGGGCCGCGAGGAACTCTCCGTCGAAAAAAGTGGGTTTGCAACTCGAATCGAGCACGACCAAAGACCTATATTGGAAGCTGCTAATATTAGCGAACACTAAAATGAATCGGGGACCGGAAACAGCGACCGAGAGAGAACCCACACCGGAGGAGGGGTCCTGCTGTGACGTCGACCACGCGCTGACCGAGTCCGAACTCGCCGCGGACGTGCAGTTGCTCGCGGCGGTCGGTAACGACACGCGCTACGAGGCGCTCAGGCTGATCGCCGACGCCGACGGCGAGGTGTGCGTCTGCGAGCTTGAGCCCGCGCTGGGGGTCAGCCAGGGCGCGGTCAGCCAGGCGCTCTCGCGGCTGTCCACCGCGGGACTCGTCTCCCGGCGCAAGGAGGGGCGGTGGCGATACTACTCGGTCACGCCCCGAGCGAACGCGTTGCTGAACGCGCTCGACGAGACGCGGGAGGCCGTCGATGAGTGAGCGCTCCGAGTCGGCGGACCCGGAGACCACCGGCTCGACGCCGGGCGAACCGGACGCCGACGAGCAGCGCCGCGCCGTCCGGCGGCGCTACGCCCGCATCGCCGAGGCGTCGTCGAGTTGCTGCGGCGACGAAGCGGACGCAGAGGCGTCGTCGAGCTGTTGCAGTGACGGAGCGGACGCCGAGGAGGATCTGAACCGTCAGCTCGGCTACTCCGAGTCCGAGACCGAGTCCGTGGCGGGCGACGCGAACCTCGGCCTCGGCTGCGGGAACCCGAACGCCATCGCGTCGCTCGAACCCGGAGAGACGGTCCTCGATCTGGGCTCGGGCGCGGGCTTCGACTGCTTCCTCGCCGCGCAGGAAGTCGGCGACGAGGGCCAGGTGATCGGCGTCGACATGACCCCCGAGATGGTCGAGAAGGCGAGGGACAACGCCGAGGCCAACGACGCGACGAACGTCGAGTTCCGGCTCGGCGAGATCGAACACCTGCCCGTCGCCGACGGAACGGTCGACGCCGTCGTCTCGAACTGCGTCGTCAATCTCTCGCCGGACAAGCCACAGGTGTTCCGCGAGGCCTCCCGCGCGCTCCGTCCCGGCGGCCGGCTCGCGATTTCCGACGTGGTCCTGACCGCCGAGCTACCGAAGGAGGTGTACACCGATCTCGAATCGGTCGCCGCCTGCGTCGCCGGCGCCTCGCCGGTGGCCGACCTAGAGCGGATGCTCGCAGACGCGGGGTTCGAACGGATCCGTATCGAGGCCGACGAGGACAGCGAGCAGTTCATCAGCGAGTGGGACGACGAGCGCGACGTGAGCGAGTACGTCGTCTCGGCGACCATCGAAGCCGAGAAGCCTGCCTGAGAGCGGTCTAACAGATTTTTGAGGGGGGTTCTGGTCACGAACTGCGGCGGTCAGGGCGGCTCGTGGTCGAGGCGCGTTCGCCGAAGCCCGCTCCAGCCGCGGCGGCACAGCAGCGCGCCGACCGCGACCTGGACGAGACCGCTCGCCCACCGCACCAGCGGTCGTCGGTCGCGAGTTCGATCGCCCACGACCGCGACGTAACCGTCGTCGGTCTCGACGACGGTGCCCCTCGTCCCGAGCCGTCTGTCGACCGTCACCGTCCCGCCGTCGACCACGCGACGGAGGGGTGGGTCGAGGGCCGAACGGTTCGTCGCGAGCGCGTCGATCACCGACTCGCAGTCGACCGGTTTCAGCGTGAGTTCGATCCGCTCCGAGGACCCGTTACGGTCGAACGCCAAGGACCGCCGGTAGAACGTCCCGTCCAGCGCGACGAACCGCGCTATCGCTCGCTCGTAGCGATCGGGATACGACGGCTCGTACAGGGAGACATGCTCCGCCTCGACCGGCGCTTCGACCGTGACGGACGCGGGTTCGCCGTCGCTGCGCTCGGCCGACTCGACCAGCGACGCCTCGTAGTGGCAGAGCCGCGGGCGTTCGACCGCCCAGAGACACCCGATCCCCCGGATCCGCTCGGGGCCGTCGACCAGGTCCGACTCTCCCCAGACGAACGTCTCGTCTTCGGTGTCTAACTCCTCGAAGACGAACGTCTCGCCGTCGGCGTCCCACTCCAGTTCGACCGCGCTGTACCGGTAGCGCTCGCCGCCGAGGTCGAAGGCGTGGACGGTCGCCGAGTTCGCAACGAGTGCGACGCCGACCACCAGCGCGACCGCCGTGAGGAGTCGAGCGGCCCGCCGCTCGCCCGGTGACCGGTCGCCCATCCTCAGTCCGCGTTCGCCTCGGCGACCGCTTCTGGCTCGGGCGCGTATCGGTCGAGGAAGGTGTCGAGGTCGCGGAACGCGTCCAGGCGCTCGGCGAGCGTCTCGTGGTCCCAGTCCCACCACTCGGTCGCCTCGATGCGTGCGGCCACCTCCTCGGGGAACCGCCGCCGGATCGGCTCGGCGGGCACGCCCGCGACGACGGAGTACGGCTCGACGTCGTGGGCGACGACCGCACCGGCGCCGACGACGGCGCCGTTGCCGATCTCCACGCCGGGCAAGACGATCGCGCCGTGGCCGATCCACACGTCGTGGCCGAGGGTGACTGGCTGGTCTGCCCGCCATTCGAAGATCGACTCGTCGTCCTCGCCCAACTCGTACATCGCCGCCCGGTAGGTGAAGTGGTGAGCCGTCGGGCGGTCGATCGGGTGGTTCGTCGGGCCGAGCCGCGCCTCGCTGGCGACGTTGCCGAACTTTCCGACAGTCGCGTAGTCCAGTTGCGCGCGCTCCATCAGGTACGTGTAGTCGCCGATCGCCGACTCGGTGAGGCGCGAGCCCGAGCGCACTTCCGTCCACGCGCCGAGTTCGCTCTCGGTGATGGACACGGGGTCGTGGATCGTCGGCTCGGGCGAGAGGTCGCCGGTGCGGTCGGGGCCGTAGGATTCGAAGTAGGTCATTGCTGTGAGGTCATCGGTTGAGGGGTAGTCAGGGCCGCTCGCGCCGACCGAGCGTCGACGTGAGGATGTTCCGCGGGACGTTCACGAACGCTTCGACGACGCCGGTCTCCGACCCCGATTCTTCCTCTTCGCGCAGGTACGACCGGACGCGCTGGCTCGCGAGCTCGACCGAGCCCGCCAGCAGGAAGATGAGGATGATGCAGGCCATCATGTCGGTGTATCGGAACAGCTGGCGCTGGGTGTACAGTTCGAGCCCGAGGCCGCCGCCCCCGATGAGACCGAGGCCGATGGCGGCCCGGACGTTGTGTTCGAGGTCGAAGGCGATCCAGGCGATGAACTGCCGGAACACCTGACTGAGCATGCCGAAGGGGACGATCTGGGTCTTGCTCGCGCCGGTCGAGCGGATGCCCTCGATCGGGCCGTCGGAGATCTCCTCCAGCTCGTCGGTGAACAGCCGGCCGAGGTAGCCGGTGGTGTCGACCATGATCGCCAGCGCGGCGGTGAACGTCGACACGCCGGCCAGCGGGATCAGGATCAGGAACCAGACCAGTCCCGGAATCGCACGGATGAGGCTCATCGTCCCGCGGAAGAGGAAGTTGAACGGGTACGGGACGACCCGCTCGCTCGACATGACGCCGAAAAACAGCGCCAGCGGCAGGCCGAGCACCGACCCCGAGACGGCGACCGCGAGGGTCGCGAACATCGCGCCCGGGACGATCGTGACCCCGTCGTAGAACAGCGGCGGCAGGACACCCAGTCCCAGCAGGCTCCCGCCCGACTCGATCTGGAGGATCAGGTTCTCCTCCATCATGAACGCCCAGTACTGGCCGAGGTCGACGAACGGGATCGCGAGCCCGGTGAACGGGACGGCGATCGACCCGGGCGGGAAGTACGGGGACTCCCCGATGGTGAGCGCTTCGAGGAACTGGGGCCACTGCACGATCAGCTCGCGGACGGAGAAGCCGATGACGTTCAGGCTCAGTCCGAACACGACGCCGACGCCGACCAGTCCGACGAGCGACAGCAGGCGCCGTTTCGTCGAGCGCCACTTCAGCTCCGTCAGCTTCTGCTCGACCGGCGAGTCGCCGATCTCGTCGAGCCCGAAGTACTCCCGCGGCGACCGGTCGCCCGACGTGCGCCCGCTCATCGCGAGACCGCCCGTTCGGTCTCGGGCTCGTGCTCGACGCTTTCCGGCTCGCTCTCGACGCGCACCGACTCGGCGTCGGCGCTGTCGGCCAGGCCGACCGTCTCGACGTCGCCGTAGAGGTCGTCGATCAGCTCCGGGGTGAGGTCGTCGCGGCGCACGTCGAAGAGCAGGTCACCGTCCCGCAGGCCGATGAACCGCTCGCCGAAGTACGCAGCGATGTTGACCTGGTGAAGGCTGACCAGCGCCGTCACGTCGTGTTCGGTCGCGGCCTTCTTCAGGTAGCCCATCACCGTCTCGGCGCTCGCGGGGTCGAGACTGGCCACCGGCTCGTCGGCCAGCAGCAGTCGCGGGTCCTGCACCAGCCCGCGGGCGATCCCGACGCGCTGTTGCTGGCCGCCGCTCATCTGCGAGACGCGCTGGCCTGCCTCGTCGAGCAGGCCCACGGTCTCCAGCGCGTCGAGCGCGCGCAGCTTGTCCTCGCGGGACTGCCACTGCAGCAGGCTCGTCAGCACCGACACGCGGTCGAGCGACCCAGTCAGCGCGTTCAGGTACGCCGAGACGCCCTCGACGAGGTTGTGCTGCTGGAAGATCATGCCCACGTCCGACCGCGAGCCGGATATCGGCTGGCCGTCGAGGCGGATCGACCCCGCCGTCGGCTCGGTCAGCCCGTTCACACACCGCAGCATGGTCGACTTGCCGGCGCCGGACTCGCCCAGCAACACCGCGAACTCGTCTTCGATCTCGAACGACACGCCGTCGAGCGCGGTGACGTCGCCGTACTCTTTTCGCAGGTTTTCGACTTTCAGTGTACTCATTGTGAAAGTGGTGTGGCCGGTGGCGTCGGTCAGGCCGCAGGGTCGATCCCGACGGCGTTCATCCGCTCGATCACCGGCTGGTAGGTCTCCATGTCGGTGTCCTGCAGCGTCGTGAACGGCAGCTCCTCGTCGTTGTAGTCGCTCGGGTAGTACTGTTCGATCAGATCCTTATCGGAGTTGACCAGCACCTCCCCGATCTCCGCTTTCTTGTCCGAGTCCCAGGTCTTGCGCGCGTAGACCGGCTGTTTCGGGATCGGGAACGAGAACCAGACCGGGCGCAGCTTCGGCTCCTCGGTGTCGATGGTGTCGAGGAACGAACTCTTGTTCTTGACGCGGTCCGGGAAGTCCGACTCGTGCTCTTCCGGGATGTGCGGGATGCCGTTGCCGCCCCAGGTGGTCGCGCCGATGGCCTTGTCGTTGCCGACGCGCTTGATCGCCTGGTTGTGGTCCGTCCAGCTCCCCTCGAAGTCGACGGGGTCGCCGGTCGGCGCGTCGCCGATGTCGAGCCCCGCCTCCTGCAGCGCGTAGAGGGCGAAGATCGACCCGCTCGTCGACAGGCGGTCCGCGAACGCCCAGGTCTTGCCCTCCACGTCCGTCGGCCCCTCGACGTTCGAGTCCGGCTGGGTGAGCATCACGGAGAAGTAGAAGGCCGACCCGCCGGTGACGGT
This DNA window, taken from Halosimplex litoreum, encodes the following:
- a CDS encoding PhoU family transcriptional regulator — its product is MARRTWHRSRDATRQGRDATLAHVVEAIDRTAPETKADLAETVGISEQYLSELLQELKRDDVVTKAYVVDDEAVYETAESVSRLLEPVGAPRPETDEAGANGHSPAGERRGPAVLDLLERLDEVTATQFEAARLAVVGDEPDQPAGALESLTNERYFAVLEELKSYTLTNDWPGNRVASDLATVATNLEIVGDRACFIADVTDRQAVATTGVVEERVLDVFAAGTRINEHFRDVLFEAELAAYDRLHAEEETVHRDLDELFELVTAYDPELYGSLVTVTRALERAIYYWVDAAEIAVRLHAGVEADHAMI
- a CDS encoding DapH/DapD/GlmU-related protein translates to MTYFESYGPDRTGDLSPEPTIHDPVSITESELGAWTEVRSGSRLTESAIGDYTYLMERAQLDYATVGKFGNVASEARLGPTNHPIDRPTAHHFTYRAAMYELGEDDESIFEWRADQPVTLGHDVWIGHGAIVLPGVEIGNGAVVGAGAVVAHDVEPYSVVAGVPAEPIRRRFPEEVAARIEATEWWDWDHETLAERLDAFRDLDTFLDRYAPEPEAVAEANAD
- a CDS encoding phosphate signaling complex PhoU family protein, which codes for METRKVQLSGGTTYTVSLPKAWANEHGIEAGSVLSLYPNADGSLLVEAAAERADETRSATVDVSTSSDSAVEQRIQALHAVGFDEVTLVDASGHGGDRRALVEDTVGELSGFELLEVSETRIRLTNLIDAENVDVRKSALRLRLVTLAMHRDAVTAVVDGDAALAERVVDRDAEADKLFAMVTRHFRRALTDLHEVEKLDHQRDELFEYYYACRQFERVADHAVKVARFALDPDAALPDGFADRIVSLGKDACGVVDEAGDVILADAGVEAAHSALSSRDDLVAAIERLDRDLYDHDAPGEAHTAGLLLDSLRRTAEYGANVAAVAIQQVSRQELDLDRAAATPR
- a CDS encoding PhnE/PtxC family ABC transporter permease, whose product is MSGRTSGDRSPREYFGLDEIGDSPVEQKLTELKWRSTKRRLLSLVGLVGVGVVFGLSLNVIGFSVRELIVQWPQFLEALTIGESPYFPPGSIAVPFTGLAIPFVDLGQYWAFMMEENLILQIESGGSLLGLGVLPPLFYDGVTIVPGAMFATLAVAVSGSVLGLPLALFFGVMSSERVVPYPFNFLFRGTMSLIRAIPGLVWFLILIPLAGVSTFTAALAIMVDTTGYLGRLFTDELEEISDGPIEGIRSTGASKTQIVPFGMLSQVFRQFIAWIAFDLEHNVRAAIGLGLIGGGGLGLELYTQRQLFRYTDMMACIILIFLLAGSVELASQRVRSYLREEEESGSETGVVEAFVNVPRNILTSTLGRRERP
- the arsM gene encoding arsenite methyltransferase is translated as MSERSESADPETTGSTPGEPDADEQRRAVRRRYARIAEASSSCCGDEADAEASSSCCSDGADAEEDLNRQLGYSESETESVAGDANLGLGCGNPNAIASLEPGETVLDLGSGAGFDCFLAAQEVGDEGQVIGVDMTPEMVEKARDNAEANDATNVEFRLGEIEHLPVADGTVDAVVSNCVVNLSPDKPQVFREASRALRPGGRLAISDVVLTAELPKEVYTDLESVAACVAGASPVADLERMLADAGFERIRIEADEDSEQFISEWDDERDVSEYVVSATIEAEKPA
- a CDS encoding PhnD/SsuA/transferrin family substrate-binding protein, whose translation is MSDQNCGQGSTGTGSKASGRVGRRKFLTGGASSVAALVALSGCSSSSGSGSTDGGSSDGGSGSGGSSGTDSGGAVVGTPGPNAEEITMVLTPGTPSDAKRRYMPMKNLIEGEVDGVDVTMRVPLNYSAIRPALQSEQAEIGMDDVTLISNPDIMDVYGTTVTGGSAFYFSVMLTQPDSNVEGPTDVEGKTWAFADRLSTSGSIFALYALQEAGLDIGDAPTGDPVDFEGSWTDHNQAIKRVGNDKAIGATTWGGNGIPHIPEEHESDFPDRVKNKSSFLDTIDTEEPKLRPVWFSFPIPKQPVYARKTWDSDKKAEIGEVLVNSDKDLIEQYYPSDYNDEELPFTTLQDTDMETYQPVIERMNAVGIDPAA
- a CDS encoding phosphonate ABC transporter ATP-binding protein, which produces MSTLKVENLRKEYGDVTALDGVSFEIEDEFAVLLGESGAGKSTMLRCVNGLTEPTAGSIRLDGQPISGSRSDVGMIFQQHNLVEGVSAYLNALTGSLDRVSVLTSLLQWQSREDKLRALDALETVGLLDEAGQRVSQMSGGQQQRVGIARGLVQDPRLLLADEPVASLDPASAETVMGYLKKAATEHDVTALVSLHQVNIAAYFGERFIGLRDGDLLFDVRRDDLTPELIDDLYGDVETVGLADSADAESVRVESEPESVEHEPETERAVSR
- a CDS encoding ArsR/SmtB family transcription factor; protein product: MNRGPETATEREPTPEEGSCCDVDHALTESELAADVQLLAAVGNDTRYEALRLIADADGEVCVCELEPALGVSQGAVSQALSRLSTAGLVSRRKEGRWRYYSVTPRANALLNALDETREAVDE